The following coding sequences lie in one Myxococcus xanthus genomic window:
- a CDS encoding SNF2-related protein, producing MPAVQSTADIREILPPQDTQWLRALKAEVQPTTFKQGREVAESRRVFGLNREGDRISAQVAGSSGERYQTALHLGNGRATSTCTCPSWNVEGPHCKHVVAAALIYAARFRPPGPPAPRPAEPVAAAPEPKDVVVDDEPHVEPVPSSGDPVSLPALAKVESWLGLSSQPDYEFFYRLTAASTGNGSIRQWIIDVRRQDAQTKGPIHVKRLLQTGGRISPADERVFMLLSRHEHRYDSRLVLSDEELSEALELLRHRRVIYRGTALIDTEVPVRPQIHLESRPDGATARIELLFPDNASYALKDVILLSGRRTWVIQGQNLHPVEPDFPPRLLRKWLLEPSMSFPTGQLDRVLTFFAAHLPRFRMALKADDIDVDEAVEPRFMLMLEGNPERVKVQLAAKYGQTTVPVSPTATHLGYASGVGGDSRKLYRRREELERGAGKLLLDLGLRFEPQAQVFDATADTALEFWARGLASLPEDWERFGVQAPKVRLRPKLKPRIRVGMSGVQWFDLDAEFVTDDQAVDLGAVRMWLDSGRRFVPLKDGTFAEADPVEIKRVADLLEEAGALPGRSRTRLPLHQAVALDLLADLGEFTEVEAKARQAMLELRETAGVPKVGVPDGLQATLRHYQEAGLSWLWFLRRHGLSGILADDMGLGKTIQSLSLMQKVANDEGRKPSLVVAPTSVLANWEREAERFTPGLKTMVWHGQDRKERAEDLKGMDLVLTSYALVRRDLDQLSQVGFRYIILDEAQNIKNAGSATAQACKALPSETRLALTGTPLENRLSELWSIFDFLMPGFLGSSDGFGDRYEQPIQVANDSTAKDRLRRRIQPFILRRLKTEVAKDLPPKTESVAWCEMEPGQAALYREVLDESRRKVHESIEKVGFKRSRVSILAALMRLRQVCCDPRLLKMPPGTLMPPSAKVERFLQLVEDLVAEGHRALVFSQFTEMLELLKQEADKKGLRYLYLDGRTKDRMGKVDEYNNPDGPPLFFISLKAGGTGLNLTAADYVIHFDPWWNPAVEDQATDRTHRIGQTRAVISYKLITRGTVEEKILALQRRKRELAAGVLGGEGDELGRTLTEQDIQELFTEI from the coding sequence ACCCACGACCTTCAAGCAGGGGCGAGAGGTGGCGGAGTCGCGCCGCGTTTTCGGCCTCAATCGTGAAGGGGACCGCATCAGCGCCCAGGTCGCCGGTTCGTCCGGCGAGCGGTATCAGACGGCCCTGCATCTGGGAAACGGCCGAGCCACGTCGACCTGTACCTGCCCGTCGTGGAATGTCGAAGGCCCCCACTGCAAACACGTGGTGGCCGCGGCGCTCATCTACGCCGCGCGCTTCCGTCCGCCCGGTCCGCCCGCGCCTCGCCCGGCCGAGCCCGTCGCCGCCGCTCCCGAGCCGAAGGACGTCGTCGTCGATGACGAGCCTCATGTGGAGCCGGTGCCGTCGAGCGGCGACCCGGTCAGCCTCCCGGCCCTGGCCAAGGTGGAGAGCTGGCTCGGTCTGTCTTCTCAGCCCGACTACGAATTCTTCTACCGCCTCACGGCCGCCAGCACGGGGAACGGCAGCATCCGGCAGTGGATCATCGACGTTCGCCGGCAGGACGCGCAGACGAAGGGGCCCATCCACGTCAAGCGGTTGCTGCAGACGGGGGGCCGCATCTCCCCCGCGGACGAGCGCGTCTTCATGCTGCTGTCGCGCCACGAGCACCGCTATGACTCGCGCCTGGTCCTGTCCGACGAGGAGCTGAGCGAGGCGCTGGAGCTCTTGCGCCACCGCCGCGTCATCTACCGTGGCACGGCGCTCATCGACACCGAGGTGCCGGTGCGGCCCCAGATTCATCTGGAGTCCCGCCCGGACGGCGCCACCGCGCGCATCGAGCTGCTCTTCCCGGACAACGCGAGCTACGCGCTCAAGGACGTCATCCTCCTGTCGGGCCGGCGCACCTGGGTCATCCAGGGCCAGAACCTGCACCCGGTGGAGCCGGACTTCCCGCCGCGGCTGCTGCGCAAGTGGCTGCTCGAGCCCAGCATGTCCTTCCCCACGGGGCAACTGGACCGGGTGCTGACCTTCTTCGCCGCGCACCTGCCGCGCTTCCGCATGGCGCTGAAGGCGGACGACATCGACGTGGACGAGGCCGTGGAGCCTCGCTTCATGCTCATGCTGGAAGGCAACCCCGAGCGCGTGAAGGTTCAGCTGGCCGCCAAGTACGGCCAGACGACGGTGCCGGTGTCCCCCACCGCCACGCACCTGGGCTATGCCAGCGGCGTGGGCGGGGACAGCCGCAAGCTGTACCGGCGTCGCGAGGAGCTGGAGCGCGGCGCAGGGAAGCTGCTGCTGGACCTGGGCCTGCGCTTCGAGCCGCAGGCGCAGGTCTTCGACGCCACGGCTGACACCGCGCTGGAGTTCTGGGCCCGGGGCCTGGCCTCGCTCCCCGAGGACTGGGAGCGCTTTGGCGTGCAGGCCCCCAAGGTGCGCCTGCGTCCCAAGCTCAAGCCGCGCATCCGCGTGGGCATGAGCGGCGTGCAGTGGTTCGACCTGGATGCGGAGTTCGTCACCGACGACCAGGCCGTGGACCTGGGCGCGGTGCGCATGTGGCTGGACTCCGGCCGCCGCTTCGTCCCCCTGAAGGACGGTACCTTCGCGGAGGCGGACCCCGTCGAAATCAAGCGCGTGGCGGACCTGCTCGAGGAAGCCGGCGCGCTGCCGGGCCGCTCGCGCACGCGGCTGCCGCTGCACCAGGCCGTCGCGTTGGACCTGCTGGCGGACCTGGGGGAGTTCACCGAGGTGGAGGCCAAGGCGCGCCAGGCGATGCTGGAGCTGCGCGAGACGGCGGGCGTGCCGAAGGTGGGCGTGCCCGATGGGCTCCAAGCCACGCTGCGCCACTACCAGGAGGCGGGCCTGTCCTGGCTCTGGTTCCTGCGCCGCCACGGCCTGTCCGGCATCCTCGCGGACGACATGGGTCTGGGGAAGACCATCCAGTCGCTCAGCCTGATGCAGAAGGTGGCCAACGACGAGGGGCGCAAGCCGTCGCTCGTGGTGGCGCCCACCAGCGTGCTGGCCAACTGGGAGCGCGAGGCCGAGCGCTTCACGCCGGGCCTCAAGACGATGGTGTGGCACGGTCAGGACCGCAAGGAGCGGGCAGAGGACCTGAAGGGCATGGACCTGGTCCTCACGTCCTACGCGCTGGTCCGCCGTGATTTGGACCAGCTGTCCCAGGTGGGCTTCCGCTACATCATTTTGGACGAGGCGCAGAACATCAAGAACGCGGGCAGCGCCACCGCGCAGGCGTGCAAGGCGCTCCCCAGCGAGACGCGTCTGGCGCTCACCGGTACGCCGCTGGAGAACCGCCTGTCGGAGCTCTGGAGCATCTTCGACTTCCTGATGCCGGGCTTCCTCGGCAGCTCGGATGGCTTCGGGGACCGCTACGAGCAGCCCATCCAGGTGGCCAACGACAGCACCGCGAAGGACCGGCTGCGCCGCCGCATCCAGCCCTTCATCCTGCGTCGCCTGAAGACGGAGGTGGCCAAGGACCTGCCGCCGAAGACGGAGAGCGTCGCCTGGTGCGAGATGGAGCCCGGTCAGGCCGCGCTCTATCGCGAGGTGCTGGATGAGAGCCGCCGCAAGGTGCACGAGAGCATCGAGAAGGTGGGCTTCAAGCGCAGCCGCGTGTCGATTCTGGCCGCGCTGATGCGCCTGCGTCAGGTGTGCTGCGATCCGCGCCTGCTCAAGATGCCGCCCGGCACCCTGATGCCGCCCAGCGCGAAGGTGGAGCGCTTCCTCCAACTGGTGGAAGACCTGGTGGCGGAAGGCCACCGCGCGCTCGTCTTCAGCCAGTTCACGGAGATGCTGGAGCTGCTGAAGCAGGAGGCGGACAAGAAGGGCCTGCGCTACCTCTACCTGGACGGTCGCACCAAGGACCGCATGGGCAAGGTGGACGAGTACAACAACCCGGACGGTCCGCCGCTCTTCTTCATCTCCCTCAAGGCGGGCGGCACCGGCTTGAACCTCACCGCGGCCGACTACGTCATCCACTTCGACCCGTGGTGGAACCCCGCCGTGGAGGACCAGGCCACGGACCGTACGCACCGCATCGGGCAGACGCGCGCCGTCATCAGCTACAAGCTGATCACCCGCGGCACCGTGGAGGAGAAGATCCTCGCCCTCCAGCGCCGCAAGCGGGAGCTGGCCGCTGGCGTGCTCGGCGGGGAAGGTGACGAGCTGGGCCGCACCCTCACGGAGCAGGACATCCAGGAGCTCTTCACGGAAATCTGA
- the recN gene encoding DNA repair protein RecN — protein MLLGLRISNVAVIEEVEVAFGAGLTVLTGETGAGKSILVDALGLLLGGRADADVIRAGCEEASVEGVFARTPALESRLEELGLPDLGEEVLVRRVLGRTGRGKAYVNGSLVTVGVLGRLTRGAVDIAGQHEHVSLFDSGLHRVLLDRYGNLEEVLAAFFREYTGLREVDARMEALGGDEAKVRERAEFLRFQLDEITRLDPEAGEDARLDAERKRLGGAEKLKRHASEAELLVSGEEQSAVETVGRALGLVHESVKCDATLAPVAQALSTALSELEEAQRRLNRYVEGLESDPSRLADVEERLDALKRLCRKHGTHLDGLLKKQGEIEVELGTLENRKEILEELAADRRKVEERARKAATALTRARTASAVTFAAQVREGLGQLAMGKAAFEVRVTPSESLRPDGADDVEFFFSANPGEPPRALAKVASGGEASRLLLALKKALADSDGGGCYILDEADAGVSGAIADVVGRMIKDVSSHRQVLCITHLPQVAAYADAHLLIRKGLKGERTVSEVVVLEAGAERTRELARMMSGVEVTREALGAAEALVRSANRALGTRARRESGPEGSPRGRLRRTA, from the coding sequence GTGCTGCTGGGTCTGCGGATTTCGAACGTGGCGGTGATCGAGGAGGTGGAGGTGGCGTTCGGAGCCGGCCTCACCGTCCTCACGGGTGAGACAGGTGCGGGCAAGTCCATCCTCGTGGATGCACTGGGCCTTTTGCTCGGGGGGCGCGCCGACGCGGATGTCATTCGCGCCGGTTGTGAAGAGGCGTCCGTGGAGGGCGTCTTCGCGCGGACTCCCGCGTTGGAGAGCCGGCTGGAGGAGCTGGGCTTGCCGGACCTGGGGGAAGAGGTGCTGGTGCGCCGGGTGCTGGGACGCACCGGGCGCGGTAAGGCCTACGTCAACGGCTCACTGGTGACAGTGGGCGTGCTGGGCAGGCTCACGCGCGGGGCGGTGGACATCGCCGGTCAGCACGAGCACGTCAGCCTCTTTGATTCGGGCCTGCACCGGGTGCTGCTCGACCGGTACGGCAACCTGGAGGAGGTGTTGGCGGCCTTCTTCCGGGAGTACACCGGCCTGCGCGAGGTGGACGCGCGCATGGAGGCGCTGGGCGGAGACGAGGCGAAGGTGCGCGAGCGCGCCGAGTTCCTGCGCTTCCAACTCGATGAAATCACGCGCCTGGACCCGGAGGCCGGCGAGGACGCGCGGCTGGACGCGGAGCGCAAGCGGCTGGGCGGCGCGGAGAAGCTCAAGCGCCACGCCTCGGAAGCGGAGCTGCTGGTGTCCGGCGAGGAGCAGTCCGCCGTGGAGACGGTGGGCCGCGCGCTGGGGCTGGTGCACGAATCGGTGAAGTGTGACGCCACGCTGGCGCCGGTGGCGCAGGCGCTGAGCACCGCGCTGTCGGAGCTGGAGGAGGCGCAGCGGCGGCTCAACCGGTATGTGGAGGGGCTGGAGTCGGACCCTTCACGGCTGGCAGACGTGGAGGAGCGGCTGGACGCGCTCAAGCGTCTGTGCCGCAAGCACGGCACGCACCTGGATGGCCTGCTGAAGAAGCAGGGCGAAATCGAGGTGGAGCTGGGCACGCTGGAGAACCGGAAGGAAATCCTGGAAGAGCTGGCCGCCGACCGCCGCAAGGTGGAGGAGCGGGCCCGGAAGGCCGCCACGGCGCTGACGCGGGCGCGTACGGCCAGTGCGGTGACGTTCGCCGCGCAGGTGCGCGAGGGCCTGGGGCAGCTGGCCATGGGCAAGGCGGCCTTCGAGGTGCGGGTGACGCCATCGGAGTCGCTGCGCCCGGACGGCGCGGACGACGTGGAGTTCTTCTTCAGCGCGAACCCCGGCGAGCCGCCGCGAGCGCTGGCGAAGGTGGCCTCTGGCGGTGAGGCGAGCCGGCTGCTGCTGGCGCTCAAGAAGGCCCTGGCCGACAGCGACGGGGGTGGGTGCTACATCCTGGACGAAGCGGACGCGGGCGTCAGCGGCGCCATCGCGGACGTGGTGGGGCGGATGATCAAGGACGTGAGCAGTCACCGTCAGGTGCTCTGCATCACCCACCTGCCGCAGGTGGCCGCCTATGCGGATGCACACCTGCTCATCCGCAAGGGCCTCAAGGGCGAGCGCACTGTCTCGGAGGTGGTGGTGCTGGAGGCAGGGGCGGAACGGACCCGGGAGCTGGCACGGATGATGTCGGGTGTCGAGGTGACGCGTGAGGCCCTGGGAGCGGCGGAGGCCCTGGTGCGTTCTGCCAACAGGGCGCTGGGGACCCGGGCCCGCAGGGAGTCTGGACCGGAGGGGAGCCCCCGGGGGCGGCTCCGACGCACCGCGTGA